The following DNA comes from Flavobacterium sp. N3904.
GCAATGAATTATCCACATCATTACTCATAATATAATCTTGAATTGCATTCATGGCATTAAACGTAAAATGAGGATTCATTTGGCTCAACAACGCTTCAAGTTTGGTTTCAGCTATACGTTTTTGTATGCTTGTCTTTTCCTTCTCTTTCTTTTTAGTAACCCAAATCCAGTAATAGCTCATTCCTATAATAAATAGAATAACAATAAGTATAAACCACCAAGTAAACCAGAAAGGGGGTGCAATACAAATTTTAAGAATATTGAAAACAGTTGAATTTCCTGCATTCATATCAAATACTTCTATTTCAAGATTGTATTTACCAAAAGGCAGATAGGGCAAAAACAAATTAGTTTTATCACTATACGGACTCCAGCGGTTTTTACTGTTAAGTCGATATCTGAACTTTAATTTATGTGGAAACGTTTGTCCGATGGGTATAAAGTCGATTGAAAAAGAATTATGTTCATAATCACATTTCAATTCCTTTGCATTGAAATTAAACCATTTGTAATTTGAAGTAGAAATAGGAATAGTATTGATTACAATTTTGCTGATATCAATTGAGGAAACTGTAATTTGCCTGGCAATAAGTTTTTTTAAATCAATCGTATAGTACCCCTTTTTGGTTCCTAACCATAGCTGTTCTTTGAAAATCTTGGAAGTCGTTACGGCACAATCTTTCAATCCTTGTTCCTGATCAATCAAACGAACGATACCGTCTTTATAAATATTGATTCCTTTTTCGGTTCCAATAAGCACGAAGTCTTTATAAGCTTCAAGAAATAAAATGGTGTTTCCAATAAGTTGTTTTTTGGCAATTGTTTTTATAATTTTAAAAGATTTACTGTCATCAACAATAAAGACATTCCCAAATTCGGCAGCTAATACCAGTTGCCCTTTATCATTTACGGTAATGTGTTTAAACTTTTTTTCCTTCCAAATTGCATCAGCCAAATACGATTGAAATTGATTATTTTTATAGACATACAAACCATTGAAAACAGACAAAAGATAAGTCTTGTCTTTGTGATTTAAGATTTTGACAATATATTGCGGCGTGTTCTTTTCGAATTTAGAATAATGACGACTCTTAAGACTATATACATCATCATAAACTCGTGTTCCTGCATAAGTTATCGTTTCAATGAACTTATCATTATAGGAAAAGCCAATTTTCAAACTATGTTTGGGTATATAACCAATAATTTCAGCGTCAGAATTAATTTCAAAAATCCCAATATTACTTCCTATCCAAAATGAATTCTTATGTTTTACCATTTCATAAAACTCAATTCCTTTCGCCGGAATAGTAAAATTTAATTTAAAATCCCTGGATTCAACACCTTGTATAGATTCTAAATTTTTATTGCTTTTTAAATAATCCAATTCAAAAATTTTAAAATCGGTAAGCGATACAGTCTTTGAAATTTTATCCTCTTCGTTTAAAAAAGAAACACCCTGATTGTGCAAAATGATTTTTTGATTCCCTATATTTTCAAAATCAATGATTGCTTTTTCATCAAACTTAGTATAATCAATCATTTTATCCATTCGTACTTCATAGATTCCCTTGTCATTTGCACCTACGTACAAAACGTCCTTAACAGAATCATATACTACATTTAACAATATCTTGGAATCAATCCCATAGCAATCAGAGACATCAATCATCTGGCTGTTATCGATTCTAAAAAGCCCTCCATCCGTATTATAAACCCCCCACGCAGCGGCAAAAATGGTATTCCTTTTATCTCTTGCAAATTGCCAAACAAACGATTTTCCAAATTTAGTAGAAGACAAATCTCCTTTTTTTATTTTTTCTATGTCATACTTATCAATAAAACCCTCATTACCACTATAAAGTGTGGTTCCAAACATTCCTAAACTATAGGAATTTTTATGTAAGACAACTGGCAAAATTTTAGGTATTCCTCCTGACTCATCTATTTTAAAAAGGCCTTTAAAATTGGAAGTGAAATAAACTTCTCCTTTATATTTCATAAATGAAATACATATAAAATCCTCCTCGTGTGGTGGCACTTTTGGGCTAATCAGTGTATTGGTTTTAATGTCAATTATGGATACGCCTTGCTCTGTACCAACATACATTTTATTTTTATAAGGAAAAACTTTTCGAGTTTTATCGGCTAACAATCCATCCTTCACAGTAAATACAGTAAATTTTTTTCCGTCAAATTTACTCACACCACCGCCATAACTGGCAAACCACATATTGCCGTCACTATCTTCCGAAATATCCCAACAACTGTTATGTCCTAATCCATCCGATTCATCAAGATTGGAAAAAGAACCATTCACCATACGGGAGACTCCATTTTCTGTACCAATCCACAAAACATTTTTAGAATCTATAAATAAAGCACGTACAGCATTATTGGGTAAACCATCTGTAGTTGAATAATTTCTGGAGGGAAAATATTGGCCGAATACAAAAAAAGGAATAAAAAAGAAAAATAAATAATAAAAAAAACTATTTCGTAATGGCATCTATAAGTTCCTTTTTATTCATAATTGCTT
Coding sequences within:
- a CDS encoding histidine kinase, which codes for MPLRNSFFYYLFFFFIPFFVFGQYFPSRNYSTTDGLPNNAVRALFIDSKNVLWIGTENGVSRMVNGSFSNLDESDGLGHNSCWDISEDSDGNMWFASYGGGVSKFDGKKFTVFTVKDGLLADKTRKVFPYKNKMYVGTEQGVSIIDIKTNTLISPKVPPHEEDFICISFMKYKGEVYFTSNFKGLFKIDESGGIPKILPVVLHKNSYSLGMFGTTLYSGNEGFIDKYDIEKIKKGDLSSTKFGKSFVWQFARDKRNTIFAAAWGVYNTDGGLFRIDNSQMIDVSDCYGIDSKILLNVVYDSVKDVLYVGANDKGIYEVRMDKMIDYTKFDEKAIIDFENIGNQKIILHNQGVSFLNEEDKISKTVSLTDFKIFELDYLKSNKNLESIQGVESRDFKLNFTIPAKGIEFYEMVKHKNSFWIGSNIGIFEINSDAEIIGYIPKHSLKIGFSYNDKFIETITYAGTRVYDDVYSLKSRHYSKFEKNTPQYIVKILNHKDKTYLLSVFNGLYVYKNNQFQSYLADAIWKEKKFKHITVNDKGQLVLAAEFGNVFIVDDSKSFKIIKTIAKKQLIGNTILFLEAYKDFVLIGTEKGINIYKDGIVRLIDQEQGLKDCAVTTSKIFKEQLWLGTKKGYYTIDLKKLIARQITVSSIDISKIVINTIPISTSNYKWFNFNAKELKCDYEHNSFSIDFIPIGQTFPHKLKFRYRLNSKNRWSPYSDKTNLFLPYLPFGKYNLEIEVFDMNAGNSTVFNILKICIAPPFWFTWWFILIVILFIIGMSYYWIWVTKKKEKEKTSIQKRIAETKLEALLSQMNPHFTFNAMNAIQDYIMSNDVDNSLRYIGAFAKLMRKTLENSSKQTITLEDEIAYLELYMTIENMRFDDRITFEFQIDPEVDIDFFEIPTMLLQPFVENVFVHAFDYTHTDPKLIISFSMVTEGILECKIWDNGVGFVTPNKQKTHHSRGVALAKERLSLLDGTFENTIVIQHKINEGTTVTICLEV